From the genome of Alicyclobacillus sp. SO9:
GGCAGGTTGTCTTATTCACCCCGGTCAACTCTGCAATCTCCTTTAGGGAACTGGATTTGTGGTTGTAGCGACTCAAGAGTTTAAGAATCTTCATTGCCAAAGATACAGATGGAACGCGGTAGTTCAACGGAAAGACCTCTCTTAGAGTTGAGATGAGCAATCGTTTGGAATAAAATTCAGAACTTATATAATATTCACACAAACACATTCATTATACCTGTATACAGGAAAATGAGAAAGGAAGGACGAATACAGAAAAGCAAAACCATAGGGGAACAGGGACTTTGAACGTCCCCCTATGGCAAAACAGCAAACTCACTTATCATATGGCTCAGTCACTGACAGACTGAAGGATTCTGCACCCGAAGAACTAGAAATGACTTTTAGTAGTCCATATGATCTGTCGGTTGCAACCGTTTCCGAAACACCCAATAACTCCAAGCCTGGTATGCCAGGACAATTGGCACCACAGACACAGCGACAATGGTCATCACTTTTAAGGAATAGGGGTTTGACGCAGCGTTGTACACAGTCAGGCTCCAGTGCTTGTTTAAAGAACTCACCATCACTCTAGGGAATAAATCCATAAACACTGTTGCCGATGAAAAAATAATGGTCAATGCAGTCATGACAAACGCCCATCCGTCACGCTTTGACTTGATAAAAAAGCGGACTGACAGCAGTGCCAAACCAGCGAGAATGGGAACTGCACCCGGGTCTATGCCTGCTTTGGAGAACATGTCCGTATCAAAATAGCTCAGGACAATGAAGATAATCAACACAGCAGTTGTCAGTTCTCCAGCGTATACTGCTGCATTACGGGCCTTCTCTCTAAGGTCTCCCGTTGTACGCAATGTGAGAAATATTGCGCCATGAAGCACAAACAGCACCACCATGCTCAAGCCGCCAACAACTGAATACGTACTTATGAGATTAAAGAAATTGCCTACGTAATTCATATGACTGTCAATCGGGACGCCCTTCATCATGTTGGCTAAAGCCACCCCAAGCAACAACGGCGGCAATAGACTGCCTGCGAAAATTACCCAATCCCATGTCTTTCGCCAACGTGGTGTACCCAGTTTACTGCGAAACTCGAAGGCTACGCCGCGGCCTATGAGCGCTACCAACAGCAAGAACAACGCTAGGTAGAAGCCGCTGAACAACGTCGCATACCAGTTTGGAAAGGCGGCAAACATCGCTCCTCCTGCAGTAAGGAACCACACTTCATTAGCGTCCCAGAAAGGACCAATGCTATTGATGAGCAATCGTCGATCTTCATCTTTTTTCCCCAGCATCGGCAGCAGTATTCCGACACCGAAATCGAACCCTTCCAACAGGAAGAATCCACTGAATAAGATGGCTATCAATACGAACCATACGGCATTTAAGGTCATCATGTACCTCCCAGTCTATGACATCAGTTCTAGTGTGATACGCCCATAAATGGAGAGTTATCAAAGTTTGTCTCCACCTCTGAATCCAGCCCTTCTGGTCCCTGTTTAATCGTTCGGACCAACAGGAATACGTCAATCACAGCCAATACGCCGTACAGTGCTGCAAAACCAATGAGCGTCGTGAGGACCAGACCTGCGGAAACTGTCGGTGAGACTCCGTTCTGGGTCTTCAGAAGTCCGAATACCACCCAGGGTTGACGGCCGATTTCGGTCATAATCCAACCTGCTGAATTGGCGATATACGGCAGAGCAATGGCTGGAAGCATCCATCTGAGAAAACGAGGGCTTTGTGCAATTCGGTTCTTAATCATCTTGTACACACCTATTGCAGCCAACAGAATCATCAGCATTCCTGCAAGGACCATAATCCGAAAACTCCAGAAAGTCGTCCGCACAGGGGGAATGTAATTTCCTGGGCCGTACTTTTGCTGATACTGGGCCTGTATTTGATTCATGCCCTCCACTTTCCCGTGTATCTTGTTGTACGCAAGGATACTGAGCATGTCTGGAATCTGAATCTTCATGCTATCCTTATGGTTCGCGTCGTTAATGCTGGCAACCACTGTCCAAGGTGCCGCATCTGAGCTGGTATTCCACAATGCTTCCGAAGCAGCCATCTTCATAGGTTGCGCCTTGACCAAGTGTTGAGCCTGTTCGTGTCCAACAACCGCCACCAACACACTTGCAGCGATGCCAATCGCAGCAGCCAAATGAAACGAACGCTGAAAGATCTCGACGGAGCGCTTTTTCAAAAGAAAATAAGCACTGACACCCATGACAAAAAATGCCCCAGTCGCCAACGCTGCAAAGATAACGTGAGGGAACTCAAGCCAAAGCTGCACGTTAGTAATCAATGCGCCAAAACTCGACATTTCTGCGTGGCCAGCCCTCATCGTGTAGCCAACAGGTTCCTGCATAAAAGAATTCGCAGTCAGAATCCAAAACGCTGACAGTGTAGTGCCAATGGTAACTAACCAGATGGACAGCAAGTGCACCTTTTTCGACACCTTGTCCCACCCGAACATCCATAATCCGATAAACGTTGATTCCAGAAAGAATGCAGCTAACGCCTCCACGGCCAAAGGCGCTCCAAACACATCCCCCACAAAACGCGCATAATCAGACCAGTTCATACCAAACTGGAACTCTTGCATAATCCCTGTAACAACACCTACGGCAAAGTTAATTAAAAACAGCTTCCCCCAAAACTTGGCCATGGTCTTATAGGATTCATCTTTCTTCGTAACATACAAAGTCTCCATGAGAGCAATAAGAAATACCAGACCAATGGTGAGCGGAACAAAGAAGAAATGGTAGACAGTTGTTACACCAAACTGCCATCGAGCTAACAAGAGATTACTCATGCAGATCCTCCTTTTTCTCTTAGGTGTAGCTAAAGCATTGATAGGATACAGTACTGACTCCTACCCCCGTGGTCTCCCACTCCTTATGTTGATGAAACAGTTGCATGTGCGCTAGAGCCAAACAACCCATTTTGCTAATAGTGCATATTTGCGTACACTAAGCAATTCGGACTAGCTGTGATCTAGTTCACTTTCAGACACGTATTTTATGGCGAATTTGTGTATCGTTTTTGTTACGAAATTGTTCTATTTTCGAGACATTCATGAAAGACTCAAGGCGGTATCATATCTTACTATTAAATGTATAGAACGGACTCTGTGGAG
Proteins encoded in this window:
- a CDS encoding cytochrome ubiquinol oxidase subunit I, producing MSNLLLARWQFGVTTVYHFFFVPLTIGLVFLIALMETLYVTKKDESYKTMAKFWGKLFLINFAVGVVTGIMQEFQFGMNWSDYARFVGDVFGAPLAVEALAAFFLESTFIGLWMFGWDKVSKKVHLLSIWLVTIGTTLSAFWILTANSFMQEPVGYTMRAGHAEMSSFGALITNVQLWLEFPHVIFAALATGAFFVMGVSAYFLLKKRSVEIFQRSFHLAAAIGIAASVLVAVVGHEQAQHLVKAQPMKMAASEALWNTSSDAAPWTVVASINDANHKDSMKIQIPDMLSILAYNKIHGKVEGMNQIQAQYQQKYGPGNYIPPVRTTFWSFRIMVLAGMLMILLAAIGVYKMIKNRIAQSPRFLRWMLPAIALPYIANSAGWIMTEIGRQPWVVFGLLKTQNGVSPTVSAGLVLTTLIGFAALYGVLAVIDVFLLVRTIKQGPEGLDSEVETNFDNSPFMGVSH
- the cydB gene encoding cytochrome d ubiquinol oxidase subunit II → MMTLNAVWFVLIAILFSGFFLLEGFDFGVGILLPMLGKKDEDRRLLINSIGPFWDANEVWFLTAGGAMFAAFPNWYATLFSGFYLALFLLLVALIGRGVAFEFRSKLGTPRWRKTWDWVIFAGSLLPPLLLGVALANMMKGVPIDSHMNYVGNFFNLISTYSVVGGLSMVVLFVLHGAIFLTLRTTGDLREKARNAAVYAGELTTAVLIIFIVLSYFDTDMFSKAGIDPGAVPILAGLALLSVRFFIKSKRDGWAFVMTALTIIFSSATVFMDLFPRVMVSSLNKHWSLTVYNAASNPYSLKVMTIVAVSVVPIVLAYQAWSYWVFRKRLQPTDHMDY